One genomic segment of Tursiops truncatus isolate mTurTru1 chromosome 4, mTurTru1.mat.Y, whole genome shotgun sequence includes these proteins:
- the EIF4G1 gene encoding eukaryotic translation initiation factor 4 gamma 1 isoform X1 codes for MNKAPQPTGPPPAPSPGLPQPAFPPGQTAPVVFSTPQATQMNTPSQPRQHFYPSRAQPPSSAASRVQSAAPARPGPAAHVYPAGSQVMMIPSQISYPASQGAYYIPGQGRSTYVVPTQQYPVQPGAPSFYPGASPTEFGTYAGAYYPAQGVQQFPTGVAPPPVLMNQPPQIAPKRERKTIRIRDPNQGGKDITEEIMSGARTASTPTPPQTGGGLEPQANGETPQVAVVVRPDDRSQGAIIGERPGLPGPEHSPSESQPSSPSPTPSPPPVLEPGSEPNLTVLPIPGDTMTTGMIQTSVEESTPMPPETGEPYCLSPEPTPLAEPILEVEVTLSKPVPESEFSSSPLQVPTPLASHKVEILPEPNGTVLSENLEPELESSPELAPLPPPACPFESPMPIAPTAQPEELLNGAPSPPAVDLSPVSEPEEQAKEATASVAPPTILSATPAVAPPAASPAQEEDMEEEEEEEEEGEAEGEKGGEEPLPLESTPVPAHLSQNLEVASATQVAVSVPKRRRKIKELNKKEAVGDLLDAFKEVNPGVPEVENQPPVGNNPSPEPEGSSVPPRPEEADETWDSKEDKIQNAENIQPGEQKYEYKSDQWKPLNLEEKKRYDREFLLGFQFIFASMQKPEGLPHISDVVLDKANKTPLRPLDPARLPGINCGPDFTPSFANLGRPALSSRGPPRGGPGGELPRGPQAGLGPRRSQQGPRKEPRKIIATVSMTEDIKLNKAEKAWKPSSKRTVTDKDRGEEDTDGSKTQDLFRRVRSILNKLTPQMFQQLMKQVTQLAIDTEERLKGVIDLIFEKAISEPNFSVAYANMCRCLMALKVPTTEKPTVTVNFRKLLLNRCQKEFEKDKDDDEVFEKKQKEMDEAATAEERGRLKEELEEARDIARRRSLGNIKFIGELFKLKMLTEAIMHDCVVKLLKNHDEESLECLCRLLTTIGKDLDFEKAKPRMDQYFNQMEKIIKEKKTSSRIRFMLQDVLDLRRSNWVPRRGDQGPKTIDQIHKEAEMEEHREHIKVQQLMAKGGDKRRGGPPGPPISRGLPLVDDGGWNTVPISKGSRPIDTSRLTKITKPGSIDSNNQLFAPGGRLSWGKGSSGGSGAKPSDAASEAARPATSTLNRFSALQQAVPTESTDNRRVVQRSSLSRERGEKAGDRGDRLERSERGGDRGDRLDRARTPATKRSFSKEVEERSRERPSQPEGLRKAASLTEDRDRGRDAVKREAALPPVSPPKAALSEEELEKKSRAIIEEYLHLNDMKEAVQCVQELASPSLLFIFVRHGIESTLERSAIAREHMGRLLHQLLCAGHLSTAQYYQGLYEILELAEDMEIDIPHVWLYLAELVTPILHEGGVPMGELFREITKPLRPLGKAASLLLEILGLLCKSMGPKKVGTLWREAGLSWKEFLPEGQDVGAFVTAQKVEYTLGEESEAPGQRLLSSEELSKQLEKLLKEGSTNQRVFDWIEANVNEQQVASNTLVRALMTTVCYSAIISETPLRVDVAVLKARAKLLQKYLCDEQKELQALYALQALVVTLEQPPNLLRMFFDALYDEDVVKEDAFYSWESSKDPAEQQGKGVALKSVTAFFKWLREAEEEESDHN; via the exons ATGAACAAAGCTCCACAGCCCACAggccccccacctgccccatccCCTGGACTCCCACAG CCAGCGTTTCCCCCGGGGCAGACAGCACCGGTGGTGTTCAGTACGCCTCAAGCGACACAAATGAACACGCCTTCTCAGCCCCGCCAG CACTTCTACCCTAGCCGGGCCCAGCCCCCGAGCAGTGCAGCCTCCCGAGTGCAGAGtgcagcccccgcccgccctggcccAGCTGCCCATGTCTACCCTGCTGGATCCCAAGTAATGATGATCCCTTCCCAGATCTCCTACCCAGCCTCCCAGGGGGCCTACTACATCCCTGGACAG ggGCGTTCCACATATGTTGTCCCGACACAGCAGTATCCTGTGCAGCCGGGAGCCCCAAGCTTCTATCCGGGTGCAAGCCCTACAGAGTTTGGGACCTACG CTGGCGCCTACTACCCAGCCCAGGGTGTGCAGCAATTTCCCACTGGTGTGGCTCCCCCGCCGGTTTTGATGAACCAGCCACCCCAGATTGCTCCCAAGAGGGAGCGGAAGACG atccGAATTCGAGACCCAAACCAAGGAGGGAAGGATATCACGGAGGAGATCATGTCTGGGGCCCGCACTGCCTccacacccacccctccccag ACGGGAGGTGGTCTGGAGCCTCAGGCTAATGGGGAGACACCCCAGGTTGCTGTTGTTGTCCGGCCAG ATGACCGGTCGCAGGGAGCAATCATTGGGGAGCGGCCAGggctgcctggcccagagcacaGCCCTTCAGAATCCCAGCCTTCATCACCTTCTCCGACCCCATCACCACCCCCAGTCTTGGAACCGGGGTCTGAGCCTAATCTCACAGTCCTCCCTATTCCTGGGGACACTATGACAACGGGGATGATACAAACATCTGTAGAAGAATCAACCCCCATGCCCCCTGAAACTGGGGAGCCATATTGCCTCTCTCCAGAACCCACTCCCCTCGCTGAACCCATACTGGAAGTAGAAGTGACACTTAGCAAACCAGTTCCAGAATCTGAGTTCTCTTCCAGTCCTCTCCAGGTTCCCACCCCCCTGGCATCTCACAAGGTGGAAATTCTTCCTGAGCCTAATGGCACAGTCCTATCTGAGAATTTGGAACCAGAGTTGGAGTCGAGCCCGGAgcttgcccctctccctcccccggcTTGTCCCTTTGAATCCCCCATGCCCATTGCTCCAACTGCCCAACCTGAGGAGCTGCTCAACGGAGCCCCCTCGCCACCAGCTGTGGACTTAAGCCCCGTCAGTGAACCAGAGGAGCAGGCCAAGGAGGCTACAGCATCGGTGGCTCCCCCCACCATCCTTTCTGCCACTCCAGCTGTGGCTCCTCCAGCTGCTTCCCCTGCTCAGGAGGAGGacatggaggaagaggaagaagaggaagaggaaggagaagctgagggtgagaagggaggagaggaaccGCTCCCCCTAGAGAGCACCCCTGTCCCAGCCCACCTGTCCCAGAATTTGGAGGTGGCATCAGCCACCCAAG TGGCAGTATCTGTGCCAAAGAGGAGACGGAAAATTAAGGAGCTCAATAAGAAGGAGGCTGTAGGAGACCTTCTAGATGCCTTCAAGGAG GTGAACCCAGGAGTACCAGAGGTAGAAAATCAGCCTCCTGTAGGCAACAATCCCAGCCCAGAGCCTGAGGGCAGCAGTGTGCCCCCGCGACCTGAGGAAGCAGACGAGACCTGGGACTCAAAGGAAGACAAGATTCAAAATGCTGAGAACATCCAGCCGGGGGAACAGAAGTATGAATATAAGTCAG ATCAGTGGAAGCCTCTAAACCTTGAGGAGAAAAAGCGTTATGACCGTGAGTTCCTGCTTGGCTTTCAGTTCATCTTTGCCAGTATGCAGAAGCCAGAGGGATTGCCCCATATCAGTGATGTGGTGTTGGATAAG GCCAATAAAACACCATTGCGGCCACTGGATCCCGCCAGACTTCCAGGCATAAATTGTGGCCCAGACTTCACTCCGTCCTTTGCCAACCTTGGCCGACCAGCCCTTAGCAGCCGTGGGCCCCCGAGGGGTGGGCCAGGTGGGGAGCTGCCCCGAGGGCCG CAGGCTGGTCTGGGACCCCGGCGATCTCAGCAGGGCCCCCGAAAGGAACCACGCAAGATCATTGCCACGGTGTCAATGACTGAAGATATAAAGCTGAACAAAGCAGAGAAGGCCTGGAAACCCAGTAGCAAGCGGACAGTGACTGATAAGGACCGAGGGGAGGAGGACACTGATGGCAGCAAAACCCAG gaCCTGTTCCGCAGGGTGCGCTCCATCCTGAATAAGCTGACACCCCAGATGTTCCAGCAGCTTATGAAGCAGGTGACGCAGCTAGCCATCGACACCGAGGAACGCCTCAAAGGGGTCATTGACCTCATCTTCGAGAAGGCCATTTCAGAACCCAACTTCTCCGTGGCCTATGCCAACATGTGCCGCTGCCTCATGGCG CTGAAAGTGCCCACTACAGAAAAGCCAACAGTGACTGTGAACTTCAGAAAACTGTTGTTAAATCGATGTcagaaagagtttgaaaaagacaaagatgatgATGAGGTTTTTGAGAAGAAGCAAAAAGAGATGGATGAAGCTGCCACG GCAGAGGAACGGGGACGCCTGAAGGAAGAGCTGGAAGAGGCTCGAGACATAGCCCGGCGGCGCTCTTTAGGGAATATCAAGTTTATCGGGGAGTTGTTCAAGCTGAAGATGTTAACAGAGGCGATCATGCACGACTGTGTGGTTAAACTACTTAAGAACCATGATGAAGAGTCCCTCGAATGCCTTTGCCGTCTGCTCACCACCATTGGCAAAGACCTGGACTTTGAAAAGGCCAAG CCCCGGATGGATCAGTATTTCAACCAGATGGAAAAAATCATTAAGGAAAAGAAGACTTCATCCCGAATCCGCTTTATGCTGCAAGACGTGCTGGATCTGCGACGG AGCAATTGGGTGCCGCGTCGAGGGGACCAGGGTCCCAAGACGATTGACCAAATCCACAAGGAAGCTGAGATGGAGGAGCATCGGGAGCACATAAAAGTGCAGCAGTTAATGGCCAAGGGCGGCGACAAGCGTCGGGGTGGTCCTCCAGGCCCACCCATCA GCCGTGGCCTTCCACTTGTGGATGATGGTGGCTGGAACACAGTGCCCATCAGCAAGGGCAGCCGCCCTATTGACACCTCACGACTCACTAAGATCACgaag cCTGGCTCCATTGATTCTAACAACCAGCTGTTTGCACCTGGAGGGCGATTGAGCTGGGGCAAGGGTAGCAGTGGAGGCTCAGGAGCCAAGCCCTCCGATGCAG CATCAGAAGCTGCTCGTCCAGCTACTAGTACTTTGAATCGCTTCTCAGCCCTTCAACAAGCAGTACCTACAGAAAGCACAGATAACAGACGTGTGGTACAGAG GAGTAGCTTGAGCCGGGAACGAGGTGAGAAAGCTGGGGACCGGGGAGACCGCCTAGAGCGGAGTGAACGGGGAGGTGACCGTGGTGACCGGCTTGATCGCGCACGGACACCTGCCACCAAGCGGAGCTTCAGCAAGGAAGTGGAGGAGCGGAGTAGAGAGCGGCCCTCTCAGCCTGAGGGACTGCGCAAGGCAGCTAGCCTCACGGAGGATCGGGACCGCGGGCGGGATGCTG TGAAGCGAGAAGCCGCCCTGCCCCCTGTGAGTCCTCCGAAGGCTGCACTCTCTGAAGAGGAGCTGGAGAAGAAATCCAGGGCCATCATTGAGGAATACCTCCATCTCAATGACATGAAG GAGGCGGTTCAGTGTGTGCAGGAGCTGGCCTCGCCCTCGCTGCTCTTCATCTTTGTGCGGCACGGCATCGAGTCCACACTGGAGCGCAGCGCCATTGCCCGTGAGCACATGGGGCGACTGCTGCACCAGCTGCTCTGTGCCGGGCACCTCTCCACTGCTCAGTACTACCAAGG GCTCTATGAAATCCTGGAATTGGCTGAAGACATGGAAATTGACATCCCTCATGTGTGGCTCTACCTAGCAGAACTGGTAACGCCCATTCTGCATGAAGGTGGGGTGCCCATGGGGGAGCTGTTCAG GGAGATTACAAAACCTCTGAGACCCCTGGGCAAAGCTGCTTCCCTGTTGCTGGAGATCCTGGGGCTCCTATGCAAAAGCATG GGTCCCAAGAAGGTGGGGACGCTGTGGCGAGAGGCTGGACTCAGCTGGAAGGAATTTTTACCTGAAGGCCAGGATGTCGGTGCCTTTGTCACTGCGCAG AAGGTGGAGTATACCTTGGGAGAGGAGTCAGAAGCCCCTGGCCAGAGGTTGCTGTCCTCTGAGGAGCTGAGCAAGCAGCTGGAGAAGCTGCTAAAGGAGGGCAGCACTAACCAGCGGGTGTTTGACTGGATAGAG GCCAACGTGAATGAGCAGCAGGTAGCATCCAACACATTAGTTCGAGCTCTCATGACAACGGTCTGCTATTCTGCAATTATCT CTGAGACTCCTCTCCGAGTGGATGTTGCGGTGCTGAAAGCGCGAGCGAAACTGCTACAGAAGTACCTATGTGACGAGCAGAAGGAGCTGCAGGCGCTCTACGCCCTCCAGGCCCTTGTAGTGACCTTAGAACAGCCCCCCA ACCTGCTTCGGATGTTCTTTGATGCGCTGTACGATGAGGACGTGGTGAAGGAGGACGCCTTCTATAGTTGGGAGAGTAGCAAGGACCCCGCTGAACAGCAGGGCAAGGGTGTGGCCCTTAAATCTGTCACAGCTTTCTTCAAGTGGCTTCGTGAGGCCGAGGAGGAGGAGTCTGACCACAACTGA
- the EIF4G1 gene encoding eukaryotic translation initiation factor 4 gamma 1 isoform X2 translates to MNKAPQPTGPPPAPSPGLPQPAFPPGQTAPVVFSTPQATQMNTPSQPRQHFYPSRAQPPSSAASRVQSAAPARPGPAAHVYPAGSQVMMIPSQISYPASQGAYYIPGQGRSTYVVPTQQYPVQPGAPSFYPGASPTEFGTYAGAYYPAQGVQQFPTGVAPPPVLMNQPPQIAPKRERKTIRIRDPNQGGKDITEEIMSGARTASTPTPPQTGGGLEPQANGETPQVAVVVRPDDRSQGAIIGERPGLPGPEHSPSESQPSSPSPTPSPPPVLEPGSEPNLTVLPIPGDTMTTGMIQTSVEESTPMPPETGEPYCLSPEPTPLAEPILEVEVTLSKPVPESEFSSSPLQVPTPLASHKVEILPEPNGTVLSENLEPELESSPELAPLPPPACPFESPMPIAPTAQPEELLNGAPSPPAVDLSPVSEPEEQAKEATASVAPPTILSATPAVAPPAASPAQEEDMEEEEEEEEEGEAEGEKGGEEPLPLESTPVPAHLSQNLEVASATQVAVSVPKRRRKIKELNKKEAVGDLLDAFKEVNPGVPEVENQPPVGNNPSPEPEGSSVPPRPEEADETWDSKEDKIQNAENIQPGEQKYEYKSDQWKPLNLEEKKRYDREFLLGFQFIFASMQKPEGLPHISDVVLDKANKTPLRPLDPARLPGINCGPDFTPSFANLGRPALSSRGPPRGGPGGELPRGPAGLGPRRSQQGPRKEPRKIIATVSMTEDIKLNKAEKAWKPSSKRTVTDKDRGEEDTDGSKTQDLFRRVRSILNKLTPQMFQQLMKQVTQLAIDTEERLKGVIDLIFEKAISEPNFSVAYANMCRCLMALKVPTTEKPTVTVNFRKLLLNRCQKEFEKDKDDDEVFEKKQKEMDEAATAEERGRLKEELEEARDIARRRSLGNIKFIGELFKLKMLTEAIMHDCVVKLLKNHDEESLECLCRLLTTIGKDLDFEKAKPRMDQYFNQMEKIIKEKKTSSRIRFMLQDVLDLRRSNWVPRRGDQGPKTIDQIHKEAEMEEHREHIKVQQLMAKGGDKRRGGPPGPPISRGLPLVDDGGWNTVPISKGSRPIDTSRLTKITKPGSIDSNNQLFAPGGRLSWGKGSSGGSGAKPSDAASEAARPATSTLNRFSALQQAVPTESTDNRRVVQRSSLSRERGEKAGDRGDRLERSERGGDRGDRLDRARTPATKRSFSKEVEERSRERPSQPEGLRKAASLTEDRDRGRDAVKREAALPPVSPPKAALSEEELEKKSRAIIEEYLHLNDMKEAVQCVQELASPSLLFIFVRHGIESTLERSAIAREHMGRLLHQLLCAGHLSTAQYYQGLYEILELAEDMEIDIPHVWLYLAELVTPILHEGGVPMGELFREITKPLRPLGKAASLLLEILGLLCKSMGPKKVGTLWREAGLSWKEFLPEGQDVGAFVTAQKVEYTLGEESEAPGQRLLSSEELSKQLEKLLKEGSTNQRVFDWIEANVNEQQVASNTLVRALMTTVCYSAIISETPLRVDVAVLKARAKLLQKYLCDEQKELQALYALQALVVTLEQPPNLLRMFFDALYDEDVVKEDAFYSWESSKDPAEQQGKGVALKSVTAFFKWLREAEEEESDHN, encoded by the exons ATGAACAAAGCTCCACAGCCCACAggccccccacctgccccatccCCTGGACTCCCACAG CCAGCGTTTCCCCCGGGGCAGACAGCACCGGTGGTGTTCAGTACGCCTCAAGCGACACAAATGAACACGCCTTCTCAGCCCCGCCAG CACTTCTACCCTAGCCGGGCCCAGCCCCCGAGCAGTGCAGCCTCCCGAGTGCAGAGtgcagcccccgcccgccctggcccAGCTGCCCATGTCTACCCTGCTGGATCCCAAGTAATGATGATCCCTTCCCAGATCTCCTACCCAGCCTCCCAGGGGGCCTACTACATCCCTGGACAG ggGCGTTCCACATATGTTGTCCCGACACAGCAGTATCCTGTGCAGCCGGGAGCCCCAAGCTTCTATCCGGGTGCAAGCCCTACAGAGTTTGGGACCTACG CTGGCGCCTACTACCCAGCCCAGGGTGTGCAGCAATTTCCCACTGGTGTGGCTCCCCCGCCGGTTTTGATGAACCAGCCACCCCAGATTGCTCCCAAGAGGGAGCGGAAGACG atccGAATTCGAGACCCAAACCAAGGAGGGAAGGATATCACGGAGGAGATCATGTCTGGGGCCCGCACTGCCTccacacccacccctccccag ACGGGAGGTGGTCTGGAGCCTCAGGCTAATGGGGAGACACCCCAGGTTGCTGTTGTTGTCCGGCCAG ATGACCGGTCGCAGGGAGCAATCATTGGGGAGCGGCCAGggctgcctggcccagagcacaGCCCTTCAGAATCCCAGCCTTCATCACCTTCTCCGACCCCATCACCACCCCCAGTCTTGGAACCGGGGTCTGAGCCTAATCTCACAGTCCTCCCTATTCCTGGGGACACTATGACAACGGGGATGATACAAACATCTGTAGAAGAATCAACCCCCATGCCCCCTGAAACTGGGGAGCCATATTGCCTCTCTCCAGAACCCACTCCCCTCGCTGAACCCATACTGGAAGTAGAAGTGACACTTAGCAAACCAGTTCCAGAATCTGAGTTCTCTTCCAGTCCTCTCCAGGTTCCCACCCCCCTGGCATCTCACAAGGTGGAAATTCTTCCTGAGCCTAATGGCACAGTCCTATCTGAGAATTTGGAACCAGAGTTGGAGTCGAGCCCGGAgcttgcccctctccctcccccggcTTGTCCCTTTGAATCCCCCATGCCCATTGCTCCAACTGCCCAACCTGAGGAGCTGCTCAACGGAGCCCCCTCGCCACCAGCTGTGGACTTAAGCCCCGTCAGTGAACCAGAGGAGCAGGCCAAGGAGGCTACAGCATCGGTGGCTCCCCCCACCATCCTTTCTGCCACTCCAGCTGTGGCTCCTCCAGCTGCTTCCCCTGCTCAGGAGGAGGacatggaggaagaggaagaagaggaagaggaaggagaagctgagggtgagaagggaggagaggaaccGCTCCCCCTAGAGAGCACCCCTGTCCCAGCCCACCTGTCCCAGAATTTGGAGGTGGCATCAGCCACCCAAG TGGCAGTATCTGTGCCAAAGAGGAGACGGAAAATTAAGGAGCTCAATAAGAAGGAGGCTGTAGGAGACCTTCTAGATGCCTTCAAGGAG GTGAACCCAGGAGTACCAGAGGTAGAAAATCAGCCTCCTGTAGGCAACAATCCCAGCCCAGAGCCTGAGGGCAGCAGTGTGCCCCCGCGACCTGAGGAAGCAGACGAGACCTGGGACTCAAAGGAAGACAAGATTCAAAATGCTGAGAACATCCAGCCGGGGGAACAGAAGTATGAATATAAGTCAG ATCAGTGGAAGCCTCTAAACCTTGAGGAGAAAAAGCGTTATGACCGTGAGTTCCTGCTTGGCTTTCAGTTCATCTTTGCCAGTATGCAGAAGCCAGAGGGATTGCCCCATATCAGTGATGTGGTGTTGGATAAG GCCAATAAAACACCATTGCGGCCACTGGATCCCGCCAGACTTCCAGGCATAAATTGTGGCCCAGACTTCACTCCGTCCTTTGCCAACCTTGGCCGACCAGCCCTTAGCAGCCGTGGGCCCCCGAGGGGTGGGCCAGGTGGGGAGCTGCCCCGAGGGCCG GCTGGTCTGGGACCCCGGCGATCTCAGCAGGGCCCCCGAAAGGAACCACGCAAGATCATTGCCACGGTGTCAATGACTGAAGATATAAAGCTGAACAAAGCAGAGAAGGCCTGGAAACCCAGTAGCAAGCGGACAGTGACTGATAAGGACCGAGGGGAGGAGGACACTGATGGCAGCAAAACCCAG gaCCTGTTCCGCAGGGTGCGCTCCATCCTGAATAAGCTGACACCCCAGATGTTCCAGCAGCTTATGAAGCAGGTGACGCAGCTAGCCATCGACACCGAGGAACGCCTCAAAGGGGTCATTGACCTCATCTTCGAGAAGGCCATTTCAGAACCCAACTTCTCCGTGGCCTATGCCAACATGTGCCGCTGCCTCATGGCG CTGAAAGTGCCCACTACAGAAAAGCCAACAGTGACTGTGAACTTCAGAAAACTGTTGTTAAATCGATGTcagaaagagtttgaaaaagacaaagatgatgATGAGGTTTTTGAGAAGAAGCAAAAAGAGATGGATGAAGCTGCCACG GCAGAGGAACGGGGACGCCTGAAGGAAGAGCTGGAAGAGGCTCGAGACATAGCCCGGCGGCGCTCTTTAGGGAATATCAAGTTTATCGGGGAGTTGTTCAAGCTGAAGATGTTAACAGAGGCGATCATGCACGACTGTGTGGTTAAACTACTTAAGAACCATGATGAAGAGTCCCTCGAATGCCTTTGCCGTCTGCTCACCACCATTGGCAAAGACCTGGACTTTGAAAAGGCCAAG CCCCGGATGGATCAGTATTTCAACCAGATGGAAAAAATCATTAAGGAAAAGAAGACTTCATCCCGAATCCGCTTTATGCTGCAAGACGTGCTGGATCTGCGACGG AGCAATTGGGTGCCGCGTCGAGGGGACCAGGGTCCCAAGACGATTGACCAAATCCACAAGGAAGCTGAGATGGAGGAGCATCGGGAGCACATAAAAGTGCAGCAGTTAATGGCCAAGGGCGGCGACAAGCGTCGGGGTGGTCCTCCAGGCCCACCCATCA GCCGTGGCCTTCCACTTGTGGATGATGGTGGCTGGAACACAGTGCCCATCAGCAAGGGCAGCCGCCCTATTGACACCTCACGACTCACTAAGATCACgaag cCTGGCTCCATTGATTCTAACAACCAGCTGTTTGCACCTGGAGGGCGATTGAGCTGGGGCAAGGGTAGCAGTGGAGGCTCAGGAGCCAAGCCCTCCGATGCAG CATCAGAAGCTGCTCGTCCAGCTACTAGTACTTTGAATCGCTTCTCAGCCCTTCAACAAGCAGTACCTACAGAAAGCACAGATAACAGACGTGTGGTACAGAG GAGTAGCTTGAGCCGGGAACGAGGTGAGAAAGCTGGGGACCGGGGAGACCGCCTAGAGCGGAGTGAACGGGGAGGTGACCGTGGTGACCGGCTTGATCGCGCACGGACACCTGCCACCAAGCGGAGCTTCAGCAAGGAAGTGGAGGAGCGGAGTAGAGAGCGGCCCTCTCAGCCTGAGGGACTGCGCAAGGCAGCTAGCCTCACGGAGGATCGGGACCGCGGGCGGGATGCTG TGAAGCGAGAAGCCGCCCTGCCCCCTGTGAGTCCTCCGAAGGCTGCACTCTCTGAAGAGGAGCTGGAGAAGAAATCCAGGGCCATCATTGAGGAATACCTCCATCTCAATGACATGAAG GAGGCGGTTCAGTGTGTGCAGGAGCTGGCCTCGCCCTCGCTGCTCTTCATCTTTGTGCGGCACGGCATCGAGTCCACACTGGAGCGCAGCGCCATTGCCCGTGAGCACATGGGGCGACTGCTGCACCAGCTGCTCTGTGCCGGGCACCTCTCCACTGCTCAGTACTACCAAGG GCTCTATGAAATCCTGGAATTGGCTGAAGACATGGAAATTGACATCCCTCATGTGTGGCTCTACCTAGCAGAACTGGTAACGCCCATTCTGCATGAAGGTGGGGTGCCCATGGGGGAGCTGTTCAG GGAGATTACAAAACCTCTGAGACCCCTGGGCAAAGCTGCTTCCCTGTTGCTGGAGATCCTGGGGCTCCTATGCAAAAGCATG GGTCCCAAGAAGGTGGGGACGCTGTGGCGAGAGGCTGGACTCAGCTGGAAGGAATTTTTACCTGAAGGCCAGGATGTCGGTGCCTTTGTCACTGCGCAG AAGGTGGAGTATACCTTGGGAGAGGAGTCAGAAGCCCCTGGCCAGAGGTTGCTGTCCTCTGAGGAGCTGAGCAAGCAGCTGGAGAAGCTGCTAAAGGAGGGCAGCACTAACCAGCGGGTGTTTGACTGGATAGAG GCCAACGTGAATGAGCAGCAGGTAGCATCCAACACATTAGTTCGAGCTCTCATGACAACGGTCTGCTATTCTGCAATTATCT CTGAGACTCCTCTCCGAGTGGATGTTGCGGTGCTGAAAGCGCGAGCGAAACTGCTACAGAAGTACCTATGTGACGAGCAGAAGGAGCTGCAGGCGCTCTACGCCCTCCAGGCCCTTGTAGTGACCTTAGAACAGCCCCCCA ACCTGCTTCGGATGTTCTTTGATGCGCTGTACGATGAGGACGTGGTGAAGGAGGACGCCTTCTATAGTTGGGAGAGTAGCAAGGACCCCGCTGAACAGCAGGGCAAGGGTGTGGCCCTTAAATCTGTCACAGCTTTCTTCAAGTGGCTTCGTGAGGCCGAGGAGGAGGAGTCTGACCACAACTGA